A genomic window from Martelella lutilitoris includes:
- the cyoA gene encoding ubiquinol oxidase subunit II, which translates to MNLYKLLKPALLLPLALLLSGCQLILLDPAGWVANQERDLLIASTVLMLVIIVPVLVLAVYIPWRYRDGRKTTDDYDPEFEHSSLFEAFIWGVPVMIIIALGALTWIYTHRLDPYKPLDHIAGEPLEIDVVSLDWKWLFIYPEQDMAVVNQLVIPTDRPVNLKLTSSSVMNTFAVPALAGMIYTMAGMETKLHLVAEEAGQYYGRSANYSGPGYAHMDFETFAVSEDEFSNWVNTVKASSNTMSDETYLQLAKPTVADGVSYYNGVADNLFGRIVGLCVEPGKVCVGEMMMQDMMGGGGLQGVKTKDSYLYDEFPPGEGFDQHQFDGVLHANPDEPRRGPVNIKNPNQTVTHIPGDDSASNASEPVRH; encoded by the coding sequence GTGAACCTATACAAGCTTTTGAAACCGGCGCTGCTTTTGCCGCTTGCGCTTCTCTTGTCGGGCTGTCAGCTCATTCTTCTCGACCCGGCCGGCTGGGTCGCCAACCAGGAGCGCGACCTCCTGATCGCATCGACGGTGCTGATGCTCGTCATCATCGTTCCGGTGCTGGTGCTCGCGGTCTACATCCCCTGGCGCTACCGCGACGGCCGCAAGACCACCGATGACTACGACCCGGAATTCGAACATTCCTCGCTGTTCGAGGCGTTCATCTGGGGCGTGCCGGTCATGATCATCATCGCGCTCGGCGCGCTGACCTGGATCTACACCCACAGGCTAGACCCCTACAAGCCGCTCGACCATATCGCCGGCGAGCCCCTGGAGATCGACGTCGTCTCGCTCGACTGGAAATGGCTGTTCATCTACCCCGAACAGGACATGGCCGTGGTCAACCAGCTGGTGATCCCGACGGACCGTCCGGTCAACCTGAAGCTCACCTCAAGCTCGGTCATGAACACATTTGCCGTGCCTGCCCTTGCCGGCATGATCTACACCATGGCCGGCATGGAGACGAAGCTGCATCTGGTCGCCGAAGAGGCCGGCCAGTACTACGGCCGCTCCGCCAACTATTCGGGCCCGGGCTACGCCCATATGGATTTCGAGACCTTCGCCGTTTCCGAGGACGAATTCTCCAACTGGGTCAACACGGTCAAGGCTTCTTCCAACACGATGAGCGACGAGACCTATCTCCAGCTCGCAAAGCCGACGGTCGCCGATGGCGTCTCCTATTATAACGGCGTTGCCGACAACCTCTTCGGCAGGATCGTCGGGCTCTGCGTCGAGCCGGGCAAGGTCTGCGTCGGCGAGATGATGATGCAGGACATGATGGGCGGCGGCGGCCTTCAGGGCGTGAAGACCAAGGACAGCTATCTTTATGACGAGTTCCCGCCCGGCGAGGGCTTCGACCAGCATCAATTCGACGGTGTGCTCCACGCCAATCCCGATGAGCCGCGACGCGGTCCGGTCAATATCAAGAACCCGAACCAGACCGTGACCCATATTCCCGGCGACGACAGCGCGTCGAACGCTTCTGAACCCGTGAGGCACTAA
- the pgi gene encoding glucose-6-phosphate isomerase yields the protein MNALINALKDTAARTDATDLRAAFAADAARFDRFSLRFEDLLMDFSKIAVNDEVLSGLVKLAGEKGVEEKRAAMFSGEKINITEDRAVLHTALRNRANTPVMVDGEDVMPAVNEVLDAMGDFSDGIRSGSIKGATGKAFTDVVNIGIGGSDLGPAMTTLALAPYHDGPRLHYVSNIDGAHIADTIAGLYPETTLFIVASKTFTTIETMTNAKTARKFIAGALGEDAVGHHFSAVSTALDKVADFGIDPSRVFGFWDWVGGRYSIWSAIGLPLMIAIGPKNFGAFLDGAHAMDKHFQDAPVTENLPFMLGLIGYYQRVVLGYPSRAVIPYDQRMSRFAAYLQQLDMESNGKSVTVESEDVTTPTGPIVWGEPGTNGQHAFFQLLHQGTNIIPIEFMIAANGHEADLRHQHQLLMANCLAQSEALMKGRTLEEAKAQLLDKGMDAATADKIAPHRVFPGNRPSITFVYDALTPYALGRMIALYEHRVFVEGVLFGINSFDQWGVELGKELATGLLPVVSGSESAEGHDSSTRGLVAALLSAAN from the coding sequence ATGAATGCCCTCATCAATGCCCTCAAGGATACTGCGGCGCGCACCGACGCCACGGATCTGCGCGCGGCCTTTGCCGCCGATGCGGCCCGGTTTGACCGGTTCAGCCTCCGGTTTGAAGACCTGCTCATGGATTTCTCCAAGATCGCCGTCAATGACGAGGTCCTGTCCGGGCTCGTCAAACTTGCCGGGGAGAAGGGCGTCGAGGAAAAGCGGGCGGCGATGTTTTCCGGCGAGAAGATCAACATAACGGAAGACCGCGCGGTCCTGCACACAGCGCTGCGCAACCGCGCGAACACGCCGGTGATGGTTGACGGCGAGGATGTGATGCCTGCTGTCAACGAAGTGCTGGATGCAATGGGCGATTTCTCCGACGGCATCCGCTCCGGTTCCATCAAGGGCGCCACCGGCAAGGCCTTCACCGATGTGGTCAATATCGGTATCGGCGGTTCGGACCTCGGTCCGGCCATGACCACGCTCGCGCTCGCGCCCTATCACGACGGCCCGCGGCTTCACTACGTCTCCAACATCGACGGCGCCCATATCGCCGATACGATTGCGGGGCTCTACCCGGAAACAACGCTGTTCATCGTCGCCTCCAAGACGTTTACCACAATCGAGACCATGACCAACGCCAAGACGGCGCGCAAGTTCATTGCCGGCGCGCTCGGCGAAGACGCGGTCGGTCATCATTTCTCAGCCGTTTCGACAGCCCTCGACAAGGTCGCCGATTTCGGCATCGATCCGTCGCGCGTCTTCGGATTCTGGGATTGGGTCGGCGGCCGCTACTCGATCTGGTCGGCGATCGGCCTGCCGCTGATGATCGCCATCGGGCCGAAGAATTTCGGCGCCTTTCTCGACGGTGCCCATGCGATGGACAAGCATTTCCAGGACGCGCCGGTTACGGAGAACCTGCCCTTCATGCTCGGCCTCATCGGCTATTACCAGCGCGTCGTGCTCGGCTATCCCTCGCGCGCCGTCATTCCCTATGACCAGCGCATGTCGCGCTTTGCCGCCTATCTCCAGCAGCTCGACATGGAGAGCAACGGCAAGTCGGTAACGGTGGAGTCTGAGGATGTGACGACGCCGACCGGACCGATCGTCTGGGGCGAGCCCGGCACGAACGGCCAGCACGCCTTCTTCCAGCTCTTGCACCAGGGCACCAACATCATCCCGATCGAATTCATGATCGCCGCGAACGGCCACGAGGCGGATCTGCGCCACCAGCACCAGCTCTTGATGGCCAATTGCCTGGCCCAGTCGGAAGCCCTGATGAAGGGGCGGACGCTGGAAGAGGCAAAAGCCCAGCTTCTCGACAAGGGAATGGATGCCGCGACGGCCGACAAGATCGCGCCGCACCGCGTCTTTCCCGGCAACCGGCCGTCGATCACCTTCGTCTACGATGCGTTGACGCCCTATGCGCTCGGCCGGATGATCGCGCTTTACGAGCACCGCGTCTTCGTCGAGGGCGTGCTCTTCGGCATCAATTCGTTCGATCAGTGGGGCGTCGAGCTCGGCAAGGAACTCGCGACCGGTCTTCTGCCGGTGGTCTCGGGCAGCGAAAGCGCGGAAGGGCACGATTCCTCGACCAGGGGGCTCGTCGCCGCACTTCTTTCGGCCGCCAACTGA